One segment of Mycolicibacterium baixiangningiae DNA contains the following:
- a CDS encoding adenosine deaminase, which produces MTTPLTLDNIRQAPKALLHDHLDGGLRPSTVLELATHTGYDDLPTDDVDELATFFRTAAHSGSLVRYLEPFAHTVGVMQTADALHRVAFECVEDLAGDNVVYAEVRFAPELHIEGGMGLDQVVDAVLAGFADGEKAAASAGRTITVRCLVTAMRHAARSREIAELAIRFRDRGVVGFDIAGAEAGYPPTRHLDAFEYMRTNNARFTIHAGEAFGLPSIHEAIAFCGADRLGHGVRITDDITVAPDGQVKLGRLAAILRDKRIPLELCPSSNVQTGAVASIAGHPFDLLARTRFRVTVNTDNRLMSDTTMSQEMLRLVEAFGYGWSDLARFTINAMKSSFIPFDERLALIDDVIKPRYAVLAG; this is translated from the coding sequence ATGACGACACCGCTGACGTTGGACAACATCCGGCAGGCGCCCAAGGCGCTGCTGCACGATCACCTCGACGGCGGTCTGCGTCCGTCGACCGTGCTCGAACTGGCCACCCACACCGGTTACGACGACCTGCCCACCGACGACGTCGACGAGCTGGCGACGTTCTTCCGCACCGCCGCCCACAGCGGTTCGCTGGTGCGCTACCTCGAACCGTTCGCGCACACGGTCGGGGTGATGCAGACCGCCGACGCGCTGCACCGGGTGGCCTTCGAATGCGTGGAAGACCTGGCCGGGGACAACGTCGTCTACGCCGAGGTGCGGTTCGCCCCCGAACTGCACATCGAGGGCGGTATGGGCCTGGATCAGGTGGTCGACGCGGTGCTGGCCGGTTTCGCCGACGGGGAGAAGGCCGCCGCCAGCGCTGGCCGCACGATCACGGTGCGTTGCCTGGTCACCGCGATGCGGCACGCCGCACGCTCGCGCGAGATCGCCGAACTGGCCATCCGGTTCCGCGACCGCGGCGTCGTCGGCTTCGACATCGCCGGTGCCGAGGCGGGCTACCCGCCCACCCGTCACCTCGACGCTTTCGAATACATGCGGACCAACAACGCACGCTTCACCATTCACGCCGGTGAGGCGTTCGGCCTGCCGTCCATCCACGAGGCCATCGCGTTCTGCGGCGCCGACCGGCTGGGCCACGGTGTGCGCATCACCGACGACATCACGGTGGCGCCCGACGGGCAGGTGAAGCTGGGCCGGCTGGCCGCCATCCTGCGCGACAAGCGCATCCCGCTGGAGCTGTGCCCGAGCTCCAACGTGCAGACCGGCGCGGTCGCCAGCATCGCCGGGCACCCGTTCGACCTTCTCGCCCGCACCCGGTTCCGGGTCACGGTCAACACCGACAACCGGCTGATGAGCGACACCACGATGAGTCAGGAGATGCTGCGGCTGGTCGAGGCGTTCGGCTACGGCTGGAGCGACCTGGCGCGGTTCACCATCAACGCGATGAAGTCCTCGTTCATCCCGTTCGACGAACGCCTGGCGTTGATCGACGACGTCATCAAACCGCGCTACGCGGTGCTCGCCGGGTGA
- a CDS encoding thymidine phosphorylase produces the protein MTEFAFDAPTVIRTKRDGGALSDGAIDWVIDGYTRGQVADEQMSALLMAIFLRGMTGAEISRWTAAMVASGERFDFTDLRRATDGRPLALVDKHSTGGVGDKITIPLVPVVMACGGAVPQAAGRGLGHTGGTLDKLEAIPGFSAELSKSQIRQQLRELGAAIFAAGELAPADRKIYALRDVTATTESLPLIASSVMSKKIAEGARALVLDTKVGSGAFLPDEARARELARTMVELGEAHGLVTRALLTDMSVPLGRAVGNAVEVVESLDVLAGGGPADVVELTLALAAEMLDAAGLDAKDPAETLRDGTAMDCFRALVAAQGGDVTALSTGALPIGVHTDTVTAPRNGTMGDIDAMAVGLAVWRLGAGRSAPGDQVQFGAGIRIHRRPGEPVSAGEALFTLYTDTPARLGPARAELDGAWTVGESAPQARPLIIDRITTTT, from the coding sequence GTGACGGAGTTCGCGTTCGATGCGCCGACGGTCATCCGGACCAAACGCGACGGCGGCGCGCTGTCCGACGGGGCGATCGACTGGGTGATCGACGGGTACACCCGCGGTCAGGTGGCCGACGAGCAGATGTCGGCGCTGCTGATGGCGATCTTCCTGCGCGGGATGACCGGAGCCGAGATCTCGCGGTGGACCGCGGCGATGGTGGCCTCGGGGGAGCGGTTCGACTTCACCGACCTGCGCCGCGCCACCGACGGCCGCCCGCTGGCACTGGTGGACAAACACTCCACCGGCGGCGTCGGCGACAAGATCACCATCCCGCTGGTGCCGGTGGTGATGGCGTGCGGGGGCGCGGTGCCTCAGGCCGCCGGCCGCGGACTCGGCCATACCGGCGGCACGCTCGACAAACTCGAAGCCATCCCCGGGTTCTCCGCGGAACTGTCGAAAAGCCAGATCCGCCAACAGCTTCGCGAGCTCGGCGCGGCGATTTTCGCCGCGGGCGAGCTGGCCCCGGCAGATCGCAAGATCTACGCGCTGCGCGACGTCACCGCGACCACCGAATCGCTGCCGTTGATCGCCAGCTCGGTGATGAGCAAGAAGATCGCCGAGGGCGCCCGCGCGCTGGTGCTCGATACGAAGGTCGGCTCGGGCGCCTTCCTGCCCGATGAAGCCCGGGCCCGCGAACTGGCCCGCACCATGGTCGAGTTGGGCGAGGCGCACGGCCTGGTCACGCGTGCCCTGCTCACCGATATGTCGGTGCCGCTGGGCCGCGCCGTCGGCAACGCGGTCGAGGTCGTCGAATCGCTCGACGTGCTCGCCGGCGGTGGCCCGGCCGACGTGGTCGAGCTGACGCTGGCGCTGGCCGCCGAGATGCTCGACGCCGCCGGCCTGGACGCGAAAGACCCCGCCGAGACCCTGCGTGACGGCACCGCGATGGACTGCTTCCGTGCGCTCGTCGCGGCCCAGGGCGGCGATGTGACGGCCCTGTCCACCGGGGCGTTGCCCATCGGTGTCCACACCGACACCGTCACGGCACCGCGCAATGGCACCATGGGTGACATCGACGCGATGGCGGTGGGTCTGGCGGTGTGGCGGCTCGGAGCGGGCCGCTCGGCACCCGGTGACCAGGTGCAGTTCGGCGCCGGGATCCGCATCCACCGCCGGCCCGGTGAGCCGGTGAGCGCGGGCGAAGCCCTGTTCACCCTCTACACCGACACCCCGGCCCGGCTCGGCCCGGCCCGCGCCGAACTCGACGGCGCCTGGACCGTGGGTGAGAGCGCCCCGCAGGCCCGTCCGCTGATCATCGATCGGATCACCACGACGACTTGA
- a CDS encoding SDR family NAD(P)-dependent oxidoreductase has protein sequence MNQLANKTALVTGATSGIGLATAQRLADEGAHVFLTGRRQEALDAAVSSIGDAATGIRGDVSRPEDLEAVVAAIEAHGRGLDVVFANAGGGEFAALPEITPEHLQKTFGTNVFGTVYTVQAVLPLLNEGASIVLTGSTTAHNGTPAFSAYAASKAAIRSLGRTWAAELVGRGIRVNTVTPGATETPGLKGLAPSGQEQQLLDQMAAATPLGRLGRPEEIAAAVVFLASDQSSFATGTELFVDGGAEQI, from the coding sequence ATGAACCAACTCGCGAACAAGACCGCCCTCGTCACCGGCGCCACGTCCGGCATCGGGCTGGCCACCGCACAGCGGCTGGCCGACGAGGGTGCCCACGTGTTCCTCACCGGCCGCCGCCAAGAGGCGCTCGACGCCGCCGTCTCATCCATCGGCGACGCCGCCACCGGGATCCGCGGTGACGTGTCGCGGCCCGAGGACCTCGAGGCGGTGGTCGCGGCGATCGAGGCACACGGACGCGGACTCGACGTCGTGTTCGCCAACGCCGGGGGCGGGGAGTTCGCCGCACTGCCCGAGATCACTCCCGAGCACCTCCAGAAGACGTTCGGCACGAACGTGTTCGGGACGGTGTACACCGTGCAGGCGGTACTGCCGCTGCTCAACGAGGGGGCCTCGATCGTATTGACGGGTTCGACCACCGCGCACAACGGAACACCCGCCTTCAGCGCCTACGCCGCGTCGAAGGCGGCGATCCGCTCGTTGGGCAGGACGTGGGCGGCCGAGTTGGTCGGCCGGGGCATCCGGGTCAACACGGTGACACCGGGGGCGACCGAGACGCCCGGGCTCAAAGGACTCGCACCGAGCGGTCAGGAACAGCAGTTGCTCGACCAGATGGCCGCCGCCACACCGCTGGGCCGCCTCGGCAGGCCCGAGGAGATCGCCGCGGCCGTGGTGTTCCTGGCGTCGGACCAGAGCAGCTTCGCCACCGGCACCGAACTGTTCGTCGACGGCGGCGCCGAACAGATCTGA
- the upp gene encoding uracil phosphoribosyltransferase: MDVRVVDHPLAAARLTTLRDEATDNAAFRSALRDLTLMLVYEATRDAAREDIEVRTPLAVTTGSRLARPPLLVPVLRAGLGMVDQAHALIPEARVGFVGVARNEETHEPTPYLESLPADLSKQPVFILDPMLATGGSLAHTVGLLQARGAVDITAICVVVAPEGIAALERAAPDMRLITAAIDECLDEAAYIVPGLGDAGDRQFGPR; encoded by the coding sequence ATGGATGTGCGCGTCGTCGACCACCCGCTGGCCGCTGCGCGGCTCACCACGCTGCGTGACGAGGCCACCGACAACGCGGCATTCCGCTCCGCGTTGCGCGACCTCACACTCATGCTGGTCTACGAGGCCACCCGCGACGCCGCCCGCGAGGACATCGAGGTGCGGACCCCGCTCGCGGTGACGACCGGATCGCGGCTCGCCCGGCCGCCGCTGCTGGTGCCGGTCCTGCGCGCCGGGCTCGGCATGGTCGACCAGGCGCACGCGCTGATCCCCGAGGCGCGCGTGGGCTTCGTCGGCGTGGCACGCAACGAGGAAACCCACGAGCCCACACCGTATCTCGAGTCTCTGCCCGCCGATCTGAGCAAGCAGCCGGTGTTCATCCTCGATCCGATGCTGGCCACCGGGGGCTCACTGGCCCACACCGTCGGGCTGCTGCAGGCGCGCGGCGCCGTCGACATCACGGCCATCTGCGTCGTGGTCGCCCCGGAGGGCATCGCCGCCCTCGAGCGGGCCGCGCCGGACATGCGGTTGATCACCGCGGCGATCGACGAGTGCCTCGACGAAGCCGCCTACATCGTTCCCGGGCTCGGCGATGCGGGGGACCGCCAGTTCGGTCCGCGCTGA
- a CDS encoding C40 family peptidase, with the protein MPSALVAALSAPLRDVRALVGPGWPDGSGGAPGAALTGVRDALAGVSAAAQAAWQRTGDGWSGSAAEQAGAFAAVTAAAVSELADRTGALTAGTREAGAAVARAGARLQDIVDRFEARAATLEPHLDTPGVAEDLLAEAQRSLREAIAVVEELRTELDTRAGALAAAGGAPSAPTVPAGFGGGAPLSAPGGSGAATPLASLASLASPDKGSPPEAAHRPDPGVFGDGVAVRLPDGSTATAPNAVAADAVRHALTQLGVPYQWGGTTPGVGLDCSGLTQWAYREAGLDLPRLAQEQDVGAAVDAGSLRPGDLAVWDGHVAMIVGDGVMVEAGDPVKLSAIRTTNAGQGFQGFWRPTA; encoded by the coding sequence GTGCCGAGTGCACTGGTGGCCGCACTGTCCGCACCGCTGCGCGACGTGCGCGCACTCGTCGGCCCCGGCTGGCCGGACGGTTCCGGCGGTGCGCCCGGGGCGGCGCTGACCGGGGTGCGCGACGCGCTGGCCGGGGTGTCGGCGGCGGCGCAGGCAGCCTGGCAGCGCACCGGCGACGGCTGGTCGGGATCGGCCGCGGAGCAGGCCGGCGCGTTTGCGGCCGTCACCGCGGCGGCGGTCTCCGAGCTCGCCGATCGCACCGGGGCGCTCACCGCGGGCACCCGCGAAGCGGGCGCGGCCGTGGCCCGGGCAGGGGCGCGCCTGCAGGACATCGTCGACCGCTTCGAGGCGCGCGCGGCCACGCTGGAACCCCATCTCGACACCCCCGGCGTCGCCGAGGATCTGCTCGCCGAAGCGCAGCGCTCACTGCGCGAGGCCATCGCGGTCGTCGAGGAGCTGCGGACCGAACTCGACACCCGGGCCGGGGCGCTCGCGGCTGCAGGCGGGGCCCCGTCGGCGCCGACGGTCCCGGCCGGCTTCGGCGGTGGCGCACCGTTGTCCGCGCCGGGCGGTTCGGGCGCGGCCACCCCGCTCGCCTCGCTCGCATCCCTGGCGTCACCAGACAAGGGGTCGCCGCCCGAGGCGGCGCACCGACCCGACCCCGGGGTGTTCGGCGACGGGGTGGCGGTGCGACTGCCCGACGGCAGCACGGCGACGGCGCCGAACGCGGTCGCCGCCGACGCGGTGCGCCACGCGCTCACCCAGTTGGGCGTGCCGTACCAGTGGGGCGGCACCACTCCGGGCGTCGGCCTGGACTGCAGCGGGCTGACCCAGTGGGCTTACCGCGAGGCCGGTCTTGACCTGCCCCGGCTCGCGCAGGAGCAGGACGTCGGCGCCGCCGTCGACGCCGGTTCCCTGCGCCCCGGCGATCTCGCGGTGTGGGACGGTCACGTCGCGATGATCGTGGGCGACGGCGTCATGGTCGAAGCGGGCGACCCCGTCAAACTCTCGGCGATCCGGACGACGAATGCGGGACAGGGTTTCCAGGGCTTCTGGCGACCGACCGCCTGA
- a CDS encoding succinate dehydrogenase hydrophobic membrane anchor subunit, whose protein sequence is MAENPYDHVSERGGPAPVLQRSHDRPPSLDNPRAPKRAGGMPNFEKYAWLFMRFSGLVLVFLALGHLFIMLMWDEGVYRIDFNYVAQRWSSPFWQTWDLLLLWLAQLHGGNGLRVIISDYARKDSTRFWLNSLLALSMIFILVLGTYVLLTFDANIS, encoded by the coding sequence ATGGCAGAGAACCCCTACGACCACGTCAGCGAACGGGGCGGGCCCGCACCCGTCCTCCAGCGCAGCCATGACCGGCCGCCGAGCCTGGACAACCCGCGCGCGCCCAAACGCGCAGGCGGCATGCCGAACTTCGAGAAGTACGCCTGGCTGTTCATGCGCTTCTCCGGCCTCGTGCTGGTGTTCCTGGCGCTGGGCCACCTGTTCATCATGCTGATGTGGGACGAAGGCGTGTACCGCATCGACTTCAACTACGTCGCGCAGCGCTGGTCGTCACCGTTCTGGCAGACGTGGGACCTGCTGCTGCTGTGGCTGGCCCAGCTGCACGGCGGCAACGGCCTGCGCGTGATCATCTCCGACTACGCCCGCAAGGACTCGACGCGGTTCTGGCTGAACTCGCTGCTGGCGCTGTCGATGATCTTCATCCTCGTCCTCGGCACCTACGTGCTGTTGACGTTCGACGCGAACATCTCGTAA
- the satS gene encoding protein export chaperone SatS: MAADIVPVRLGLTKGDLYTLWAPRWRDAGDEWEAFLGKDDDLYAFESVADLVAFVRTNTDNDLTDHPAWEKLTEASAHRLKPSEDREYDLVGVPETAAEKVSDTAVDTLHRALAIASAIGSVCDLPAVAKFFNGNPMLGSLGGGGEAFKGRSGRKRWAEIETVIGRSWDGVLDAIDEIVTIPDVDAAASQKAADELEQPAPELDEDEDLDAAATAEQGDDDTEAAESETPESPAAAAAVLGGDEDFWLKVGIDPMRMMTRSGTFYTLRCYLGDDPVFLGRNGRISVFGSERGLARYLADEHDHDLADLATYDDIRTAATDGSLEVEVTDENVYVLSGLADDIADGPDTIDRDQLALALELLRDVGEYAEDTTVDKTLDPGTALGAFVTYALDPDAAERPEPPYAEAVEQWEALEAFVESRLRQE; encoded by the coding sequence ATGGCTGCTGACATCGTGCCGGTTCGGCTCGGACTGACCAAGGGCGACCTGTACACACTGTGGGCTCCGCGCTGGCGGGACGCCGGTGACGAATGGGAGGCCTTCCTCGGCAAGGACGACGACCTCTACGCCTTCGAGTCGGTGGCCGATCTGGTGGCCTTCGTGCGGACCAACACCGACAACGACCTCACCGATCATCCCGCCTGGGAGAAGTTGACCGAGGCCTCGGCGCACCGGCTCAAGCCCAGCGAGGACCGCGAATACGACCTCGTCGGGGTACCCGAGACGGCGGCCGAAAAGGTCAGCGACACCGCCGTGGACACCCTGCACCGCGCGCTGGCGATCGCCTCGGCGATCGGATCGGTGTGCGATCTGCCCGCGGTGGCCAAGTTCTTCAACGGCAACCCGATGCTGGGCTCGCTCGGTGGCGGCGGCGAGGCGTTCAAGGGCCGCAGCGGCCGCAAGCGCTGGGCTGAGATCGAAACGGTGATCGGCCGGAGCTGGGACGGTGTGCTCGACGCGATCGACGAGATCGTCACCATCCCCGACGTCGACGCGGCGGCCTCGCAGAAGGCCGCCGACGAACTCGAGCAGCCCGCCCCCGAACTCGACGAGGACGAGGATCTCGACGCCGCGGCCACTGCCGAGCAGGGCGACGACGACACCGAGGCCGCGGAGTCCGAGACCCCCGAATCGCCCGCTGCCGCAGCGGCGGTGCTCGGCGGCGACGAGGACTTCTGGCTCAAGGTCGGCATCGACCCGATGCGGATGATGACCCGGTCGGGCACGTTCTACACACTGCGCTGCTACCTCGGGGACGATCCGGTGTTCCTCGGCCGCAACGGACGCATCAGCGTGTTCGGTTCGGAGCGTGGGCTGGCGCGCTACCTGGCCGACGAGCACGACCACGACCTGGCGGATCTGGCCACCTACGACGACATCCGCACCGCGGCCACCGACGGCTCACTCGAGGTCGAGGTGACCGACGAGAACGTCTACGTGCTCAGCGGCCTGGCCGACGACATCGCCGACGGTCCCGACACCATCGACCGCGATCAGCTCGCGCTGGCGCTCGAACTGCTCCGCGACGTCGGCGAGTACGCCGAGGACACCACCGTCGACAAGACGCTGGACCCGGGAACCGCGCTCGGCGCCTTCGTCACCTACGCGCTCGATCCCGACGCCGCCGAACGCCCCGAACCCCCCTACGCCGAGGCGGTTGAGCAGTGGGAGGCGCTGGAAGCCTTCGTGGAGTCTCGTCTGCGCCAGGAGTGA
- a CDS encoding phospho-sugar mutase: MTSSATSTTVQEWIAHDPDPQTAAELSQCSPEELDERFSRSLTFGTAGLRGPLRGGPNGMNLAVVLRTTWAVAKVLKDRGMEGSQVVVGRDARHRSDEFARAAAEVLAAQGFQVMLMLAAVPTPVIAFTVRHMNAAAGIQITASHNPPTDNGYKVYLEEGLQIVEPTDTDIEAAIAEAPFADEIPRAAVETGGMAEIQAYIERSTLVRRTKDDVRVALTPLHGVGGEYALDALVRAGIVDVHVVENQFAPDPDFPTVQLPNPEEPGAVDALLALAADVDAEIAVALDPDADRCAIGVPTPDGWRMLSGDETGWLLGEYLLAQVEPGPVMERMVVASTVVSSRMLASIAAAHGARHVETLTGFKWLSRADEDLPGHTLLYAYEEAIGHCVDPAAVRDKDGITAALLACDLVAALRAQGRTILGVLDDLARLHGVHTTAAVSRPVADADEAAAVLARLRDTPPDRLAGYDVTVADLSTSPDPLRSDALILSGGDADTSVRMVVRPSGTEPKVKSYIEVRRSCANGDLKTARADAKRVCDELVALADQW; this comes from the coding sequence ATGACTTCCTCGGCCACCTCGACGACCGTGCAGGAATGGATTGCCCACGACCCCGATCCGCAGACCGCGGCGGAGTTGTCCCAGTGCAGTCCGGAGGAACTCGACGAGCGGTTCTCCCGCTCACTGACATTCGGGACGGCCGGTCTGCGCGGCCCGCTGCGTGGCGGGCCCAACGGGATGAACCTGGCCGTCGTGCTGCGCACCACGTGGGCGGTCGCCAAGGTGCTCAAGGACCGCGGGATGGAAGGTTCGCAGGTCGTCGTCGGGCGTGACGCCCGGCACCGGTCCGACGAATTCGCCCGCGCCGCCGCCGAAGTGCTCGCCGCGCAGGGCTTCCAGGTGATGCTGATGCTGGCAGCCGTGCCGACCCCGGTGATCGCCTTCACCGTGCGGCACATGAACGCCGCGGCCGGGATCCAGATCACCGCCTCCCACAACCCACCCACCGACAACGGCTACAAGGTGTACCTCGAGGAGGGCCTGCAGATCGTCGAGCCCACCGACACCGACATCGAAGCCGCCATCGCCGAGGCGCCGTTCGCCGATGAGATCCCCAGGGCCGCGGTGGAAACGGGCGGCATGGCCGAGATCCAGGCCTACATCGAACGGAGCACCCTCGTTCGACGTACGAAAGACGATGTGCGCGTGGCGCTGACGCCCCTGCACGGCGTCGGCGGCGAGTACGCCCTCGACGCTCTCGTCCGCGCGGGCATCGTCGACGTCCACGTGGTGGAGAATCAGTTCGCCCCCGACCCCGACTTCCCGACGGTGCAGCTGCCCAATCCGGAGGAACCGGGCGCCGTCGACGCGCTGCTCGCCCTCGCCGCCGACGTCGACGCCGAGATCGCCGTCGCACTCGACCCGGATGCCGACCGGTGCGCGATCGGTGTCCCGACACCTGACGGCTGGCGCATGCTCTCCGGCGATGAAACCGGTTGGCTCCTCGGAGAATACCTGCTGGCGCAGGTCGAGCCGGGACCGGTCATGGAGCGGATGGTGGTGGCCAGCACGGTGGTGTCGTCGCGCATGCTGGCCTCGATCGCCGCCGCCCACGGGGCCCGTCACGTCGAAACGCTGACCGGCTTCAAATGGCTGAGTCGCGCCGACGAGGACCTTCCGGGCCACACCTTGCTCTACGCCTACGAGGAGGCGATCGGGCACTGTGTCGACCCCGCCGCCGTGCGCGACAAGGACGGCATCACCGCGGCGCTGCTGGCCTGCGATCTGGTGGCGGCGCTGCGCGCGCAGGGCCGCACGATCCTCGGCGTCCTCGACGACCTGGCTCGCCTCCACGGCGTGCACACCACCGCCGCGGTGAGCCGCCCCGTCGCCGACGCCGACGAGGCCGCCGCGGTGCTGGCCCGGCTCCGCGACACCCCGCCCGACCGGCTGGCCGGCTACGACGTGACCGTCGCCGACCTGAGCACCTCACCGGATCCGCTGCGCTCCGATGCGCTGATCCTGTCCGGCGGGGACGCGGACACCTCGGTGCGCATGGTGGTCCGCCCGTCGGGCACGGAGCCGAAGGTGAAGTCCTACATCGAAGTCCGGCGGTCCTGCGCCAACGGCGACCTGAAGACGGCGCGCGCCGACGCGAAACGGGTGTGCGACGAACTGGTGGCGCTGGCCGACCAGTGGTGA
- a CDS encoding MarR family winged helix-turn-helix transcriptional regulator has protein sequence MSDDGHRLDPSQRRAWLAYMRVYHRLEYEMNRQLQSDSGLSLADYTVLNALTNAPRDRAQVNVLATTVGWERSRLSHHLQRMSRRGLVERLESDGDRRATDVVLTDHGRLEFEAAAPAHAAWIKELFFTDLDAAQENALADVLEAAYESILRHGTLPRPQIDEDLRSQQP, from the coding sequence GTGAGCGACGACGGGCACCGCCTCGACCCGTCGCAGCGCCGCGCCTGGCTGGCCTACATGCGCGTCTACCACCGGCTCGAATACGAGATGAACCGGCAGCTGCAGAGCGACAGCGGGTTGTCGCTGGCCGACTACACGGTGCTCAACGCCCTGACCAATGCGCCGCGGGACCGCGCCCAGGTCAATGTGCTGGCGACGACCGTCGGGTGGGAACGCAGCCGGCTCTCGCACCACCTGCAGCGGATGAGCCGGCGCGGGCTCGTGGAGCGGCTGGAGTCCGACGGGGACCGGCGGGCGACGGATGTGGTGCTGACCGACCACGGCCGCCTGGAGTTCGAGGCGGCCGCGCCGGCGCATGCCGCGTGGATCAAGGAGCTGTTCTTCACCGATCTGGACGCAGCGCAGGAAAATGCGCTGGCGGACGTCCTGGAGGCGGCGTACGAGTCGATCCTGCGCCACGGGACGCTGCCGCGACCGCAGATCGATGAGGATCTGCGGTCGCAGCAGCCGTGA
- a CDS encoding cytidine deaminase codes for MSPEIDWELLRRRAIDASKHAYAPYSGFPVGAAALVDDHRMVAGCNVENVSYGLGLCAECAVVCALFSSGGGRLVALSCVGPDAEVLMPCGRCRQVLFEHGGPELLIDHPHGPRPLRDLLPDAFGPDDLARHHRLPEEEKP; via the coding sequence ATGTCCCCCGAGATCGACTGGGAACTGTTGCGGCGCAGGGCAATTGATGCTAGTAAGCACGCCTATGCACCCTATTCGGGGTTTCCGGTGGGCGCGGCGGCACTGGTCGACGATCACCGAATGGTGGCCGGTTGCAATGTGGAGAATGTCTCATATGGCCTGGGTCTCTGTGCCGAGTGCGCTGTGGTCTGCGCCCTGTTTTCCAGCGGGGGCGGCCGGCTGGTCGCGCTGTCCTGTGTGGGGCCCGACGCCGAGGTGCTGATGCCGTGCGGCCGCTGCCGTCAGGTGCTGTTCGAACACGGCGGACCGGAGCTGCTGATCGACCATCCGCACGGCCCGCGGCCACTTCGCGACCTGCTCCCGGACGCGTTCGGGCCCGACGACCTGGCCCGCCACCACCGGCTGCCGGAGGAGGAAAAACCGTGA
- the sdhC gene encoding succinate dehydrogenase, cytochrome b556 subunit: MSTATTADTDVPSPRSKPSRRRTLYRGDPGMWSWVLHRITGAAIFFFLFVHVVDTALVRVSPEAYNAVIETYKTPIIGLMEIGLVGAVLYHALNGIRVILIDFWSKGPRYQRQMLWVVAGVFITVMIASLGVIGMHMAERFL, from the coding sequence ATGAGTACTGCGACAACAGCGGATACCGACGTACCGTCGCCGCGATCGAAACCGTCCCGCCGGCGCACGCTCTACCGCGGTGACCCGGGTATGTGGTCGTGGGTGCTGCACCGGATCACCGGCGCGGCGATCTTCTTCTTCCTGTTCGTCCACGTGGTGGACACCGCACTGGTCCGCGTCAGCCCCGAGGCCTACAACGCCGTCATCGAGACCTACAAGACCCCGATCATCGGTCTGATGGAGATCGGCCTGGTGGGCGCGGTGCTCTACCACGCCCTCAACGGCATCCGCGTCATCCTCATCGACTTCTGGTCCAAGGGCCCGCGCTACCAGCGGCAGATGCTGTGGGTGGTGGCGGGCGTGTTCATCACAGTCATGATCGCGTCGCTCGGCGTGATCGGCATGCACATGGCGGAGCGTTTCCTATGA
- a CDS encoding YbaB/EbfC family nucleoid-associated protein, whose amino-acid sequence MRDRVSRASGDRPPEVGVEDALHRARRRAFALDEAIDALAAVRGRARSADGVAEVVVDGRGGLVSLTLTDAVALLPAKRIAALVLETVQAAAHGASAQRHAVLDDLVADLGR is encoded by the coding sequence ATGCGGGACAGGGTTTCCAGGGCTTCTGGCGACCGACCGCCTGAGGTCGGCGTCGAGGACGCCCTGCACCGCGCACGCCGCCGCGCATTCGCGCTCGACGAGGCGATCGATGCGCTGGCGGCAGTGCGTGGCCGGGCGCGCTCGGCCGACGGTGTCGCCGAAGTCGTGGTCGACGGCCGCGGCGGATTGGTGTCGCTGACGCTGACCGATGCCGTCGCGTTGCTCCCTGCAAAACGCATCGCCGCACTGGTGCTCGAGACGGTGCAGGCGGCGGCCCACGGCGCATCGGCACAGCGGCACGCGGTGCTCGACGACTTGGTCGCAGACCTCGGTCGTTAG